CATTTTTTGTTATAGAAGCCGATGAGTACGACACCGCTTTTTTTGATAAGCGCAGTAAATTTGTGCATTACCTGCCACGTACACTTATTTTGAATAACCTTGAATTTGATCATGCAGATATTTTTGACGATTTAAACGCAATAAAAAAACAATTTCACCACTTAATGCGTACATTACCTCAAAGCGGCAAAGTGATTTGGCCAAAACAAGACACTGCACTAAATGAGGTAATTGACCAAGGCTTATGGAGTGAAAGCGAAACCTTAAATGGCGATTGGGATTACACATTATTACAGCCCGATGGCAGTGAATTTGATGTACTTTTAAATAATGAAAAGCAAGGCACTGTTAACTGGCAACCTATAGGCGAGCACAACGTTAAAAATGCCGTTATGGCTATCGCCGCAGCACGCCATGTGGGGATTGCGGTTGATCACAGCATAGCAGCACTTGGGGAGTTTATTAGTCCTAAAAGGCGAATGGAACTTAAAGCCGATATAAACAATATTAAAGTGTATGACGACTTTGCCCATCATCCAACTGCCATTAAAACAACGCTTGCAGGGCTTCGTGCAAAGGTAGGCAACGAGAAAATTATTGCCATTTTAGAGCCGCGCTCTAACACCATGAAAATGGGCGTGCACCAACATACTTTGCTTGCCTCACTTGAAAGTGCCGACGATGTATTATTATTTGAGCCAGATAACCTAAACTGGTCGCTTAAAGAGCAAGCTGATAAAGCAGGTATGCAATGCTTTAGCAGTACGCAAACAATTATTGATAGCGTGCTTAGCAATATAGCGCCTAATCAACATATTTTAATTATGAGCAACGGCGGTTTTAATGGCTTACATCAACAATTGGTTGATGGCTTAGCGATTAAATTCAGCGGAGAATAGTGTGCAATTTAAAGATAAAATTACCCTCGCGTTTAGTGGCGCATCAGGCGCGCCTTATGGTTTAAGGTTACTTGAGGTATTAATTGAACAGCAATTTCAGGTGTATGTGCTTATATCAAGCGCAGCTCGTGTAGTGCTTGATACAGAATCAAACATTAAGCTCTCAGGCAATGAAGAAAAAGCAACCGAGCAGCTAAGCATATTATTTAATGCTAAAGCAGAGCAATTAAAAGTATTTGGTAAAGATAACTGGTTTAGCCCGGTAGCCTCAGGCTCTGCTGCGCCTAAAAAAATGGTAGTATGCCCATGTAGTGCGGGTTCAGTCTCGGCTATTGCCGTTGGTGCATCAGATAACTTATTAGAGCGCGCTGCCGATGTGGTTATTAAAGAGCGCGGGCAGCTAATTTTAGTCCCACGGGAAACGCCATTTAACGAAATTCATCTAGAAAACATGCTTAAGCTATCGCGTTTAGGGGTCACTATTATGCCCGCTGCGCCTGGCTTTTATCATAAACCGCAAAGCATAGATGACTTAGTTGATTTTATGGTGGCAAGAATTTTAGATCATTTAAACATTGAACATACCCTAACAAAACGCTGGGGTTATGGTGAGGGTAAGTAATGAGTAAGCAAAATGTTGCTTTGAATATAGAAGGCCTGACCAAGGTTTATAAAAATGGCGTAGAGGCTGTAAAAGGGGTTGATTTACAGGTCAACGAAGGTGACTTTTTTGCACTACTTGGCCCTAATGGCGCGGGTAAATCGACGACCATTGGCGTTATTTCCTCTTTGGTAAATAAAACGCAGGGTAAGGTAGAAGTGTTTGGTCATAATATTGATACTGACCTAGAAGCAGCTAAAGCGCATTTAGGCCTAGTGCCACAAGAGTTTAACTTTAGCCAGTTTGAAACGTTAGGCCAAATACTTGTAAACCAAGCCGGCTATTATGGCGTTACCCGCAGCGAAGCGCACAAACGTGCTGATAAATATTTAACGCAACTCGGTTTGCTTGAGAAAAAAGACAAGCAAGCACGCACGCTTTCAGGCGGTATGAAACGCCGTTTGATGATTGCACGCGCCTTAATGCACGAGCCAAAGCTATTGATTTTAGATGAGCCAACAGCGGGTGTAGATATAGAACTGCGCCGTTCAATGTGGGATTTTTTACGCCAAATTAATGAGCAAGGCGTCACAATTATTTTAACCACGCATTACCTTGAAGAAGCTGAGCTAT
The sequence above is drawn from the Pseudoalteromonas espejiana DSM 9414 genome and encodes:
- a CDS encoding flavin prenyltransferase UbiX yields the protein MQFKDKITLAFSGASGAPYGLRLLEVLIEQQFQVYVLISSAARVVLDTESNIKLSGNEEKATEQLSILFNAKAEQLKVFGKDNWFSPVASGSAAPKKMVVCPCSAGSVSAIAVGASDNLLERAADVVIKERGQLILVPRETPFNEIHLENMLKLSRLGVTIMPAAPGFYHKPQSIDDLVDFMVARILDHLNIEHTLTKRWGYGEGK
- a CDS encoding ABC transporter ATP-binding protein, with product MSKQNVALNIEGLTKVYKNGVEAVKGVDLQVNEGDFFALLGPNGAGKSTTIGVISSLVNKTQGKVEVFGHNIDTDLEAAKAHLGLVPQEFNFSQFETLGQILVNQAGYYGVTRSEAHKRADKYLTQLGLLEKKDKQARTLSGGMKRRLMIARALMHEPKLLILDEPTAGVDIELRRSMWDFLRQINEQGVTIILTTHYLEEAELLCKNIAIIDTGRIVENTTIKALLAKLDKETFILDLKVPAQPVTLEGYKFTMTDNHTVEVEVAKSQGLNAVFSALTEQGNTVLSMRNKANRLEELFVGLLEQGRGE
- the mpl gene encoding UDP-N-acetylmuramate:L-alanyl-gamma-D-glutamyl-meso-diaminopimelate ligase; translation: MHIHILGICGTFMGGIAAIAKSLGHKVTGSDQNVYPPMSTQLEELGIELTQGYNVNQLEPKPDMVVIGNAMSRGNPCVEYVLDKGLPYTSGPEWLKHNLLQNSWVLAVAGTHGKTTTASMLAWILEYAGLKPGFLIGGIVQNFGVSAKVGETPFFVIEADEYDTAFFDKRSKFVHYLPRTLILNNLEFDHADIFDDLNAIKKQFHHLMRTLPQSGKVIWPKQDTALNEVIDQGLWSESETLNGDWDYTLLQPDGSEFDVLLNNEKQGTVNWQPIGEHNVKNAVMAIAAARHVGIAVDHSIAALGEFISPKRRMELKADINNIKVYDDFAHHPTAIKTTLAGLRAKVGNEKIIAILEPRSNTMKMGVHQHTLLASLESADDVLLFEPDNLNWSLKEQADKAGMQCFSSTQTIIDSVLSNIAPNQHILIMSNGGFNGLHQQLVDGLAIKFSGE